From Erwinia sp. HDF1-3R, one genomic window encodes:
- the torA gene encoding trimethylamine-N-oxide reductase TorA, which produces MKNNPLSTLSRRRFLQAGGALLAASSLDLLYMKSAVAQAVSQAMPLFSALRPASKGILTAAHWGAFEAIVDQGRMVSVQPVQDDPSPNELIEMAPWQVHADNRIKYPMVRKNWLEQGPGGGRNLRGRDEWVRVSWDEAISLVSNDIRRLQKDYGPSAIYAGSYGWKSTGLLHNSRSLLGRLMNLAGGFLGYSGDYSTGAAQVIMPHVVGSMEVYEQQTSWPNVVAHAELVVLWGCNPQTTLKIGWNVPDHVGLEGIEALAKKGTRVISVDPIHNPTAKMLNAEWIAPKAYTDAAMILGLAHTLLTEKRHDEAFLKRYTVGFDKFRAYLLGESDGTVKSADWASEICGVEAEKLRALAREMVSKRTMIMAGWGIQRQHHGEQPHWLLVTLAAMIGQIGLPGGGFGFSYHYSSGGSPTARGGILSGVSTGKAPANSPQPVPVARIADCLANPGKHIQFNGKDITYPDVKMVYVAGGNPFHHHQDTNNLLSAWQHPETIVVHEPYWTATAKHADIVLPCTTSYERNDMDMGGDYSQLYVFPMHQCVPPQHEARNDYDIFLAIAAQLGVDEAFSEGRDEMLWLKSLYDNMKTQARNVGVPLPPSNEFWRSGNYIRFPVPEENKNWVRFADFREDPLLNPLGTPSGKIEIFSRTVAEMNYADCPGLPGWLLPHEWHGSDAARKYPLSLNTAHPINRLHSQLDNTPLRKKYAIGDREAILINPQDAAARGIQSGDVVRAFNDRGQILVGASVTGDIRPGVVRISEGAWYDPLNATQPNTLCKNGNVNCLTFDIGSSKLAQGNCGHMAQLEVEKYRGAVPENTAHALPAGVV; this is translated from the coding sequence ATGAAAAATAATCCGCTTTCAACCCTTTCGCGTCGCCGGTTTTTACAGGCTGGCGGTGCGCTGCTGGCCGCCAGCTCGCTCGATCTGCTTTATATGAAGTCGGCCGTCGCGCAGGCCGTCAGCCAGGCCATGCCGCTATTTAGCGCACTGCGTCCGGCGAGCAAAGGGATCCTTACCGCCGCTCACTGGGGCGCATTTGAAGCCATCGTCGATCAGGGCCGGATGGTTAGCGTTCAGCCGGTGCAGGACGACCCTTCGCCCAATGAGCTGATCGAGATGGCGCCCTGGCAGGTTCACGCCGACAACCGCATCAAATACCCGATGGTGCGTAAAAACTGGCTGGAACAGGGGCCGGGCGGAGGTCGCAACCTGCGTGGGCGCGACGAGTGGGTCAGGGTCAGCTGGGATGAAGCGATTTCACTGGTCAGTAACGATATTCGCCGCCTGCAAAAGGACTATGGCCCTTCGGCGATTTATGCTGGCTCCTACGGCTGGAAAAGTACCGGCTTGCTGCATAACAGCCGGTCGCTGCTGGGGCGACTGATGAACCTCGCAGGAGGCTTTCTCGGCTATAGCGGCGACTACTCCACCGGCGCGGCCCAGGTCATTATGCCGCACGTCGTCGGCTCAATGGAGGTTTACGAACAGCAAACCAGCTGGCCCAACGTGGTTGCTCACGCCGAGCTGGTGGTTCTCTGGGGGTGTAACCCGCAGACGACGCTGAAAATCGGCTGGAACGTGCCGGACCACGTGGGGCTGGAGGGCATTGAGGCGCTGGCGAAAAAAGGCACCCGGGTCATCTCAGTCGATCCCATCCACAACCCAACCGCGAAGATGCTGAATGCGGAGTGGATTGCGCCAAAGGCCTACACCGACGCGGCGATGATCCTCGGGCTTGCCCATACGCTGCTGACGGAAAAACGCCACGACGAGGCTTTTCTCAAGCGCTATACCGTGGGGTTCGATAAATTCCGCGCCTATCTGCTGGGGGAAAGCGATGGCACGGTGAAAAGCGCCGACTGGGCGAGTGAAATTTGTGGCGTGGAGGCGGAGAAACTGCGCGCCCTGGCGCGTGAGATGGTCAGTAAACGCACCATGATTATGGCGGGCTGGGGCATTCAGCGTCAGCATCACGGCGAGCAGCCGCACTGGCTGCTGGTCACGCTGGCGGCGATGATTGGGCAGATCGGCCTGCCCGGAGGCGGATTCGGTTTCAGCTATCACTACTCGTCCGGCGGCAGCCCGACGGCCAGGGGAGGGATCCTTTCCGGGGTGAGCACCGGCAAGGCACCGGCAAATTCGCCACAGCCTGTCCCCGTCGCGCGGATCGCGGACTGTCTTGCCAACCCCGGAAAGCACATCCAGTTTAACGGCAAAGACATTACCTATCCCGATGTGAAAATGGTCTACGTCGCCGGGGGCAATCCGTTCCACCACCATCAGGATACCAATAATCTACTTAGCGCCTGGCAGCACCCGGAAACCATCGTGGTACATGAGCCCTACTGGACCGCCACCGCGAAGCATGCCGATATTGTTCTTCCCTGCACCACCAGCTACGAACGTAACGATATGGATATGGGGGGTGATTACTCACAGCTGTATGTTTTCCCGATGCATCAGTGCGTTCCCCCCCAGCATGAGGCCCGCAACGATTACGATATCTTTCTGGCCATCGCCGCCCAGCTCGGCGTGGATGAGGCCTTCTCCGAAGGTCGGGATGAGATGCTGTGGTTGAAATCACTTTATGACAATATGAAAACGCAGGCCAGAAACGTGGGCGTACCGCTACCGCCTTCCAACGAATTCTGGCGGTCTGGCAACTACATTCGCTTTCCGGTGCCGGAGGAGAATAAAAACTGGGTGCGCTTCGCTGACTTCCGCGAAGACCCCCTGCTGAACCCGCTCGGTACGCCAAGCGGGAAAATAGAAATTTTCTCGCGCACCGTGGCGGAGATGAACTATGCGGACTGCCCCGGGCTTCCAGGCTGGCTGCTGCCACACGAGTGGCACGGTAGCGATGCGGCGCGGAAGTATCCGCTCTCGCTTAATACCGCCCACCCAATTAACCGCCTGCATTCGCAACTGGATAACACCCCGCTGCGCAAGAAATATGCTATCGGCGACCGGGAGGCGATCCTCATTAACCCGCAGGATGCTGCGGCAAGGGGCATTCAGTCCGGTGATGTGGTCAGAGCCTTTAACGACCGGGGCCAGATTCTGGTGGGTGCATCCGTAACCGGGGATATCCGGCCGGGCGTGGTGCGCATCAGCGAGGGAGCCTGGTACGATCCGCTCAATGCGACGCAGCCCAACACGCTATGCAAAAATGGCAACGTTAACTGCCTGACCTTCGATATCGGCTCGTCAAAGCTGGCGCAGGGCAACTGCGGCCATATGGCGCAGCTTGAAGTCGAAAAATATCGTGGCGCGGTGCCGGAAAATACCGCCCATGCGCTGCCTGCCGGGGTGGTTTGA
- a CDS encoding DNA-3-methyladenine glycosylase I: MQRCGWVTPDPLYLDYHDREWGVPLTDTRSLFEMLCLEGQMAGLSWLTVLKKRENYRRAFHQFDPQAVALMEEDEVERLMQDSGIIRHRGKINAIIANARALLTMEAQGEIFSAFIWGFVDNQPQIQRYDDHRAAPSFSPVSDNLSKQLKKRGFKFVGTTTCYSFMQACGLINDHTTGCFCHPDNLR, from the coding sequence ATGCAGCGCTGCGGCTGGGTAACACCGGATCCTCTCTATCTTGATTATCACGATCGTGAATGGGGCGTTCCCCTGACCGATACCCGCTCGCTGTTTGAAATGCTGTGTCTTGAGGGGCAAATGGCCGGGCTGTCATGGCTTACCGTGCTAAAGAAGCGGGAGAACTACCGCCGCGCCTTTCACCAGTTTGATCCACAGGCGGTGGCGCTGATGGAGGAAGACGAGGTGGAGAGGCTGATGCAGGACAGCGGCATTATTCGTCATCGCGGCAAAATTAACGCAATTATCGCCAATGCTCGCGCATTGCTGACGATGGAGGCGCAGGGTGAGATTTTTAGCGCCTTTATCTGGGGGTTTGTAGATAATCAGCCGCAGATCCAGCGCTATGACGACCATCGGGCTGCGCCCTCCTTCAGCCCGGTTTCTGACAACCTGTCAAAGCAGCTGAAGAAGAGAGGCTTCAAATTTGTGGGCACGACCACCTGTTACTCATTTATGCAGGCCTGCGGGCTGATCAACGACCATACCACCGGCTGCTTTTGTCATCCCGATAATCTCAGGTAG
- a CDS encoding OmpA family lipoprotein — MKKRYITLALVLSGTLALPGCTTNPYTGEREAGKSGVGAGLGAALGAGVGMLSSSKKDRGKGALIGAAAGAALGGGAGYYMDVQEAKLRDKMRGTGVSVTRQGDNIVLNMPNNVTFDSSSSSLKPAGANTLTGVAMVLKEYPKTAVNVAGYTDSSGSRQLNMTLSQQRADSVASSLITQGVAASRLRTIGRGPDNPVASNSSADGKAQNRRVEITLSPLQ; from the coding sequence ATGAAAAAGCGTTATATCACCCTCGCTCTGGTTTTGAGCGGCACACTTGCCCTCCCGGGCTGTACCACTAATCCTTACACCGGTGAGCGTGAAGCAGGGAAATCCGGCGTGGGTGCCGGTCTGGGCGCCGCATTAGGCGCGGGCGTCGGCATGCTCTCCTCATCGAAAAAGGATCGCGGCAAAGGCGCACTGATTGGCGCAGCAGCCGGTGCAGCATTGGGCGGCGGCGCAGGCTATTATATGGATGTGCAGGAAGCCAAGCTTCGCGACAAGATGCGCGGAACCGGCGTCAGCGTGACCCGTCAGGGCGATAATATCGTGCTGAACATGCCCAATAACGTCACCTTTGACAGCAGCAGCAGCAGCCTGAAACCGGCCGGGGCTAACACCCTGACCGGCGTTGCCATGGTGCTGAAAGAGTATCCAAAAACTGCGGTTAACGTGGCGGGCTATACCGACAGTAGCGGATCGCGTCAGCTGAACATGACGCTCTCCCAGCAGCGCGCGGACAGCGTAGCCAGCTCGCTGATAACCCAGGGCGTAGCCGCCAGTCGTCTCCGCACCATCGGCAGAGGGCCGGATAATCCTGTCGCGTCTAACAGCAGTGCTGATGGCAAGGCGCAGAACCGCCGGGTAGAGATTACGCTCAGCCCGCTGCAGTAA
- a CDS encoding LacI family DNA-binding transcriptional regulator, with protein sequence MNRKAARATISDVASAAKTGKTSVSRYLNGEQHALSPDLKQRIEAAIAELNYRPSQMARGLKRGRTRLIGLIIADITNPYSIDVMNGIESACRAQGFTLLMCNTNNEVDQEQHYLNLLSSYQVEGIVVNAVGMREEALSHLQQSLLPMVLIDRKIPDFDCDVVGLDNAGAAAMATDHLIAGGFRTVMFVTEPLGMVNTRHERLQAFKQTMSRYADCQAEQAEIALGDAAALDRVLGDFYQRHSAQRCAVMVVNGALTLQVARSMKRLGLNWGEQMGLLGFDELEWAELAGVGITTLKQPTWQIGYTALEMVIRRIEGDTRAPQERVYPGELIIRGSTK encoded by the coding sequence ATGAACCGTAAGGCCGCACGCGCTACTATTAGCGACGTTGCCAGCGCTGCTAAAACCGGGAAAACCAGCGTCTCGCGCTATCTGAACGGTGAACAGCACGCCCTCTCCCCCGATCTAAAACAGCGGATAGAAGCTGCTATCGCTGAACTGAACTACCGGCCAAGCCAGATGGCACGGGGCTTAAAGCGTGGCCGCACCCGGCTGATTGGGCTGATTATCGCCGACATTACGAATCCCTATTCCATTGACGTGATGAACGGTATTGAATCCGCCTGCCGGGCGCAGGGCTTTACGCTGCTGATGTGCAATACCAATAATGAAGTGGATCAGGAGCAGCACTACCTGAATCTGCTGAGCAGCTATCAGGTCGAGGGGATTGTGGTCAACGCAGTCGGTATGCGCGAAGAGGCGCTAAGCCACCTTCAGCAATCCCTGCTGCCAATGGTCCTGATTGACCGCAAAATCCCTGACTTTGACTGTGACGTGGTCGGTCTGGATAACGCCGGGGCTGCCGCCATGGCTACCGATCACCTGATTGCCGGTGGCTTCAGGACGGTAATGTTTGTGACCGAGCCGCTCGGCATGGTTAATACCCGCCACGAACGCCTGCAGGCCTTTAAACAGACCATGTCCCGCTATGCGGATTGTCAGGCCGAACAGGCCGAAATCGCACTCGGTGATGCAGCCGCGCTTGACCGGGTGCTGGGGGATTTCTATCAGCGCCATTCGGCCCAACGCTGCGCCGTGATGGTGGTAAATGGGGCATTAACCCTCCAGGTCGCCCGCTCGATGAAGCGCCTGGGGCTGAACTGGGGTGAACAAATGGGGCTGCTGGGCTTTGATGAGCTGGAGTGGGCCGAGCTGGCCGGCGTGGGTATCACCACGCTGAAACAGCCTACCTGGCAAATCGGCTATACCGCACTGGAAATGGTGATACGCCGTATAGAGGGTGATACGCGCGCGCCCCAGGAGCGGGTTTATCCCGGCGAGCTGATTATTCGCGGCTCCACGAAATAG
- a CDS encoding ABC transporter permease subunit, with translation MQHINNRIHPKGSIFNDVIVITLLLAITGLFIYAWQGMHAAFNGTSLPELSQNYKDLPYYSLRTTMRLMLGLLYSLLFSIVFGVLAAKFVAMRRVILPFVNFMESVPLVGFLTFTTVFFLNLYPHSVMGLEGLAIFAVFTGQAWNMMLTMYQTLRVVPHQLTEVTSAFRCNPWQRFWRLGFLYSFPGLLWNTMVSQSAAWFALTASEMLTIGSHDINLPGVGSWLGVAIGNGDVHAVLWGVFALIVNIVVLDQLLFRPLVRFASQFKYEDVSSARQPSSWFYDCLTRSATGQLLGRLGSKFCHFWLFVLPKAWYRLKLHSLFSFLSLMNWLWASLWYLAIVVASLYSSYLLWLYLPLQYLPEFPAWMGLTAARVISAMLLSIVIFTPIGVWIGLRPQLVRFFQPIIQIMAAIPVNVFYPVITVIILTWHQSLDVWTVPMIMLGTQWYVLFNVIAGTSMIPSQMVEVSRVFRVGGLMWWTKYILPAIFPYLVTGIISAAGGAWNAAIAAEVLNWGSVTLKTTGLGAFISTTTEAGQNPEAALGCIAMCLMVALCVIFIWQPLYRYAETRFKFD, from the coding sequence ATGCAGCATATAAATAACAGGATACATCCAAAAGGATCTATCTTTAACGATGTTATCGTCATTACGCTCCTCCTTGCGATTACCGGCTTATTTATCTATGCCTGGCAGGGGATGCACGCCGCTTTTAATGGCACTTCTCTGCCTGAACTCAGCCAGAATTATAAGGACTTACCCTATTACAGCCTGCGCACCACCATGCGTCTGATGCTGGGATTACTCTACTCGCTGCTATTTTCCATTGTGTTCGGCGTGCTTGCCGCAAAGTTTGTCGCCATGCGCCGCGTGATCCTGCCCTTTGTGAACTTTATGGAGTCCGTGCCGCTCGTGGGGTTTTTAACCTTTACGACGGTGTTTTTTCTTAACCTCTATCCACACAGCGTGATGGGTCTGGAGGGGCTGGCAATCTTCGCCGTCTTTACCGGACAGGCCTGGAATATGATGCTAACCATGTACCAGACGCTGCGCGTGGTGCCGCACCAGCTGACCGAAGTCACCTCGGCATTTCGCTGTAATCCCTGGCAGCGCTTCTGGCGGCTGGGCTTTCTCTACTCTTTTCCTGGCCTGCTGTGGAATACGATGGTATCCCAGTCTGCCGCCTGGTTTGCGCTAACCGCCTCAGAAATGCTGACCATTGGCAGCCACGATATCAACCTGCCCGGGGTCGGTTCATGGCTGGGGGTCGCGATCGGCAACGGAGACGTTCACGCCGTTCTCTGGGGCGTATTCGCGCTTATCGTTAATATCGTAGTGCTGGATCAGCTGCTGTTCCGCCCGCTGGTTCGCTTCGCCAGCCAGTTTAAGTATGAAGATGTCTCTTCTGCACGGCAGCCCTCCTCCTGGTTTTATGACTGCCTGACCCGCTCCGCCACCGGGCAACTGCTGGGACGTCTGGGTAGCAAATTCTGCCATTTCTGGCTGTTTGTTCTGCCCAAAGCCTGGTATCGGCTCAAACTGCATAGCCTGTTCTCTTTCCTGTCGCTGATGAACTGGCTATGGGCAAGCCTGTGGTATCTCGCCATCGTGGTGGCCTCTCTCTACAGCAGCTACCTGCTATGGCTTTACCTGCCTCTGCAATACCTGCCTGAGTTTCCTGCCTGGATGGGCCTGACGGCCGCCCGCGTTATCAGCGCGATGCTGCTGAGTATTGTTATTTTTACGCCAATTGGCGTCTGGATCGGCCTGCGCCCGCAGCTGGTACGCTTTTTCCAGCCGATTATCCAGATAATGGCGGCCATTCCGGTAAATGTTTTTTACCCGGTGATCACCGTCATCATTCTGACGTGGCACCAGAGCCTGGACGTCTGGACCGTACCGATGATCATGCTGGGCACGCAGTGGTACGTCCTGTTCAACGTGATTGCGGGCACCTCCATGATCCCCAGCCAGATGGTGGAGGTCAGCAGGGTATTTCGCGTCGGCGGTCTGATGTGGTGGACCAAATATATCCTGCCCGCCATTTTCCCCTATCTGGTGACGGGGATTATTTCTGCCGCCGGCGGTGCCTGGAATGCCGCGATTGCGGCGGAGGTGCTCAACTGGGGAAGCGTCACGCTTAAAACCACGGGTCTGGGAGCCTTTATCTCCACCACCACCGAAGCTGGCCAGAATCCGGAGGCCGCCCTGGGCTGTATCGCCATGTGCCTGATGGTGGCCCTCTGCGTGATTTTTATCTGGCAGCCGCTTTATCGCTATGCCGAGACTCGCTTCAAATTCGACTGA
- a CDS encoding ABC transporter ATP-binding protein, with product MKNCHLVLEIKNASKSFQKDRNQALPVLENINMEVAENEIVALLGKSGSGKSTLLRMIAGLVDPSFGSIVCNDLPVTGPCRDTSMVFQTFALFPWLTVFDNIAFGLQAQGLPVDEIERRTVDMIELIGLSGYAAAYPKELSGGMRQRIGFARALAVEPQLLLLDEPFSALDIYTSHKLRQDLIDLWERRQIQTKSMVLVTHDVEEAVALCDRIYLLTGTPGTITDVFDVDAPRDTRSRESMQPLVDRISETLNARIAAAQV from the coding sequence ATGAAAAATTGCCATCTTGTTTTAGAAATCAAAAATGCCTCTAAATCGTTTCAGAAAGATCGGAACCAGGCGCTTCCGGTGCTGGAAAATATCAATATGGAGGTGGCCGAAAACGAAATCGTCGCCCTGCTGGGCAAGTCAGGATCGGGTAAATCCACCCTGCTGCGCATGATTGCCGGGCTGGTCGATCCCAGCTTTGGCTCTATCGTCTGCAATGACCTGCCGGTAACAGGGCCGTGCCGTGATACCAGTATGGTCTTCCAGACGTTTGCACTCTTTCCCTGGCTGACCGTGTTTGACAACATCGCCTTTGGCCTCCAGGCCCAGGGGCTACCCGTGGATGAGATTGAACGCCGTACGGTAGATATGATTGAGCTAATTGGGCTGTCCGGCTACGCCGCGGCTTATCCAAAGGAGCTGTCCGGCGGCATGCGCCAGAGAATCGGTTTTGCGCGTGCGCTGGCGGTAGAACCTCAGCTACTGCTGCTGGATGAGCCATTCTCTGCGCTGGATATTTATACCAGCCACAAGCTGCGGCAGGATCTGATTGATCTCTGGGAGCGGCGCCAGATCCAGACCAAATCTATGGTGCTGGTCACGCACGATGTGGAAGAAGCGGTGGCGCTTTGCGATCGCATTTACCTGCTGACCGGCACACCGGGCACCATAACCGATGTGTTTGACGTTGATGCGCCGCGCGACACGCGCAGCAGAGAAAGCATGCAGCCGCTGGTCGACAGGATCAGTGAAACGCTCAATGCGCGAATTGCCGCCGCTCAGGTTTAG
- a CDS encoding lysozyme inhibitor LprI family protein has product MKKLLLLSLISFSTVAYENCTSENTTVLESCSYGNYKSEDELLNYLYKSIVISFPEIKNEVKKSQMLWIKARDEICTYTPDDGAEYKINKNACLYQQTYERNRELKAIITKESNMGGAPQSTSQSGWNNYIKDHCDFMEKQFSDNECKDRNLFLHSDQ; this is encoded by the coding sequence ATGAAAAAATTATTATTATTATCGCTAATTAGTTTTTCTACTGTGGCTTATGAAAACTGCACAAGTGAAAATACTACCGTATTGGAATCGTGTTCTTATGGTAATTATAAATCTGAGGATGAACTCCTTAATTATTTGTATAAAAGCATAGTTATATCGTTCCCTGAAATAAAAAATGAAGTCAAAAAATCTCAGATGTTATGGATTAAAGCTAGAGATGAAATTTGCACGTATACTCCTGATGATGGCGCTGAGTATAAAATAAATAAAAATGCATGTTTGTATCAGCAAACATATGAGAGAAATCGTGAGCTAAAAGCAATAATTACAAAAGAGTCTAATATGGGGGGGGCTCCTCAATCAACGTCACAGTCTGGATGGAATAATTACATTAAAGATCATTGTGACTTTATGGAGAAGCAGTTCTCGGATAATGAATGCAAAGATAGAAATCTGTTTCTTCATTCAGATCAGTAA